A region from the Corticium candelabrum chromosome 14, ooCorCand1.1, whole genome shotgun sequence genome encodes:
- the LOC134189888 gene encoding dual specificity protein phosphatase 1-A-like produces the protein MELNRHIDTAVQYCQIPVEDTLEQDLSTHFKTAADFIHKAVSNNGRVLVHCERGCSRSATFVISYLISMKGMSVAEAVEHVRQCRSVIAPNASFMLQLHNFEQHCKTAAV, from the exons ATGGAGTTGAATCGACATATAG ACACTGCAGTCCAATATTGTCAAATTCCTGTGGAAGACACGTTAGAACAAGATCTCAGTACTCATTTCAAAACGGCTGCGGATTTTATACATAAAGCTGTGTCAAACAATGGTAGAGTTCTTGTCCATTGTGAGAGG GGATGCAGTCGCtcagccacatttgtaatctCTTATCTGATATCAATGAAAGG AATGTCGGTAGCAGAAGCAGTGGAGCACGTGAGACAATGTCGATCTGTGATTGCTCCGAATGCCAGTTTCATGTTGCAGCTGCACAACTTTGAACAGCACTGCAAAACTGCtgcagtttaa
- the LOC134190068 gene encoding synaptogyrin-1-like encodes MADESGSGGSQLMVYVRIGLRALALFFAIIVMGVISDKLQLNFGVLDVCIFGLTLGRNSGDKNACNYGIAIAVLTVLFVITYIILDILLFLRDMGNAVIKKFVTIGDLVGSAFFALLWIVAFIYLLAKWDDAGPKSLEVVGKSIDDYAPDAGAVIAFSLFSGILWIALAVMAGIRVKSALA; translated from the exons ATGGCCGACGAAAGTGGCAGCGGTGGTAGCcagctgatggtttacgtcaGAATCGGGCTGAGAGCTCTAGCGTTG TTTTTTGCTATCATTGTCATGGGAGTAATATCAGACAAGTTACAGCTTAACTTTGGAGTTCTCGATGTTTGCATTTTTGGACTGACATTGGGCAGGAATAGCGGTGATAAGAATGCCTGTAACTATGGCATTGCAATTGCAGTTCTTACTGTTCTTTTTGTGATCACCTACATCATACTCGACATTCTATTATTTCTCCGTGATATGGGAAATGCGGTCATAAAGAAATTTGTCACCATTGGTGATCTTGTGGGTTCGGCTTTTTTTGCACTTCTGTGGATTGTTGCATTCATCTACTTACTGGCCAAATGGGATGATGCAGGACCTAAAAGTTTAGAGGTGGTTGGAAAGTCAATTGATGACTATGCCCCTGATGCAGGAGCAGTAATTGCCTTTTCCTTGTTTAGCGGAATTCTTTGG attgctTTGGCTGTTATGGCTGGTATTCGTGTAAAGAGTGCTCTAGCTTAG
- the LOC134190329 gene encoding synaptogyrin-1-like yields MADETRTGSSGKLMVCARIGLRALALLFGIVVMGVIADKLKESPRACIFGLKIGENKGDVNACNYGIAMGALTLLFVIVYITLDVLLYFCEVGSAVVKKFYTISDLVLSGLLAFLWIVGFIYLLDKWVEAEPKDKEYYGYKINDLAAEAGAAIAFSLMSGVVWIVLAIMAGIRLKKALA; encoded by the exons ATGGCTGATGAAACCAGAACTGGTAGCAGTGGCAAGCTGATGGTTTGCGCCCGAATTGGACTGAGAGCTCTAGCATTG CTTTTTGGTATTGTTGTCATGGGAGTAATAGCAGACAAGTTAAAAGAGTCTCCTCGTGCTTGCATTTTTGGACTGAAAATCGGAGAAAATAAGGGTGATGTAAATGCTTGTAACTACGGCATTGCAATGGGAGCCCTCACTCTCCTTTTTGTGATCGTCTACATCACACTCGACGTTCTTCTCTATTTCTGTGAAGTGGGAAGTGCGGTCGTAAAGAAATTTTACACCATTAGTGATTTGGTGCTTTCGGGGCTTCTTGCGTTTTTGTGGATAGTTGGATTTATCTACTTGTTAGACAAATGGGTTGAAGCAGAACCCAAAGATAAAGAATATTATGGATACAAAATTAACGATTTAGCAGCAGAAGCAGGAGCAGCAATTGCCTTTTCTTTGATGAGCGGAGTTGTTTGG ATTGTTTTGGCTATTATGGCTGGTATTCGTCTAAAGAAAGCTCTAGCCTAA